A portion of the Phaenicophaeus curvirostris isolate KB17595 chromosome W, BPBGC_Pcur_1.0, whole genome shotgun sequence genome contains these proteins:
- the LOC138732946 gene encoding mitochondrial nicotinamide adenine dinucleotide transporter SLC25A51-like, whose translation MDSHDCVPSNSKQDISHHIKGSSGKHYLCGYCAAFTNIAVTFPIQKVLFRQQLYGLKTKDAVHQLQKDGIRNLYRGILPPLMQKTTTLALMFGLYEDFSSLLHHHTSPPELLTRSMAAVLAGTTEALLTPFERVQTLLQDYKHHDKFTNTYRAFKVLKVYGIREYYRGLVPILLRNGSSNILFFGLRGPIKQCLPEATSYSTHLVNDFICGGLLGAMLGFLFFPINVVKARMQSQIGGEFQSFSTVFVTIWLERDKNLMHLFRGAHLNYHRSVLSWGIINATYEFLLKLL comes from the coding sequence ATGGATTCTCATGATTGTGTCCCATCAAATTCAAAGCAAGATATCAGCCATCACATAAAGGGTAGCTCTGGTAAACATTATCTTTGTGGCTATTGTGCAGCCTTCACCAATATAGCAGTCACCTTTCCCATCCAGAAGGTCCTCTTTCGACAACAGTTGTATGGCTTGAAAACAAAGGATGCAGTTCATCAGCTGCAGAAAGATGGAATTCGAAATCTTTATCGTGGAATCCTTCCTCCATTAATGCAAAAAACGACCACCCTGGCTCTGATGTTTGGCTTGTATGAAGATTTCTCCTCCTTGCTACATCATCACACAAGTCCACCTGAACTTCTAACTCGTAGCATGGCAGCAGTGCTTGCAGGGACCACAGAAGCCCTTCTTACACCTTTTGAACGAGTCCAGACTTTGCTTCAGGATTACAAACATCATGACAAATTTACAAACACTTACAGGGCTTTCAAGGTACTAAAAGTCTATGGGATTAGAGAATATTATCGGGGTTTGGTGCCTATTCTACTCCGGAATGGAAGCAGTAACATCCTCTTCTTTGGACTACGAGGACCTATCAAACAGTGTCTGCCTGAAGCAACTTCTTACAGCACTCACTTGGTCAATGACTTTATCTGTGGAGGGCTGTTAGGTGCAATGTTGGGATTCTTATTTTTCCCAATCAATGTTGTAAAAGCTCGCATGCAATCTCAAATTGGTGGTGAATTTCAGTCTTTTTCAACAGTTTTTGTGACAATCTGGCTAGAACGTGATAAAAATTTGATGCATCTTTTCAGAGGAGCCCATCTGAATTACCATCGTTCTGTCCTGTCCTGGGGCATAATCAATGCAACATATGAATTCTTGCTAAAGCTGTTATGA